TGGAACGACGGAGCCCGGCAGGCCAGCTGCAGAGTCTCCTGCAGTTGAGGGGTCCACATGGTGGGCCGGGGCATGGTGGGTCCCTTCGGTGACGATGCGTTCTGGAGTTCAACCCTCGTCCCGTCGGTCACCGTAGGTTAGGGCCATAGGTCCCGAGTTGCGGCATCCGCCCAATCGATGTCCGCACAGTGACTTTGGGCCCTACGGAACGAGGACCATTGCCGCCGGGCGGGGGACGCTCGGCCGCTATCGGCCACGACAGCCGCACGGCGACGATTTCGGATATGAACGCAGCACCCGATCGGCTTGTGCAGCCCGTCGAGTCGATGAGTCCTGCGGCCATCCATGAGACGCACACCGGCCTGGTCGTACTCGCCGGTGACCGTGCCTACAAGGTCAAGAAGCCGGTGGTCACCGACTTCCTGAACTTCGCCGGCACAGAAGCCCGCGAATACGTCTGTCAGCGCGAGGTCAGCCTGAACAGGCGGCTGGCCGCGTCGAGCTATCTCGGTGTCGCGCATCTGGTCGGATTGTCGGACGGCCCCGGGGAACCGGTGATCGTGATGCGTCGTCACCCCGACGCGCTATGCCTGGCGACACTGGTCACCGGCGGCAGGCCCGTCGAAGCGGACCTGGATGCGATCGCGGACCTGCTGGCCCGGTTCCACCGCGCGGCCGACCGGAGCCACCTCATCGACATGTGCGCGACCGTGGATGCCGTCACCGACCGTTGGCGGGAGAATCTGGCCGAACTGCGCACCCACACCGCCGACATCCTTCCTGCGGGTGGGGTTGCCGAGCTGGAACGCCTTGTCGACCAGTTCGTCTCCGGCCGAGGGGACCTGTTCGCGCAGCGCATCGAGGCACATCGGGTCATCGACGGCCACGGTGACCTGCAGGCCTCCGACATCTACTGCCTGCCCGACGGGCCCGCCCTCCTGGACTGTCTCGAATTCGACGATCGCCTGCGCTTCCTGGACGGAATCGACGACGCCGCCTTTCTCGCGATGGACCTGGAGTTCCTCGGCCGCAAGGATCTCGGCGATCGGTTCCTCGACCAGTACCGGCGCGCCGCCGATGATCGGGCTCCGCCGGCGCTCATCCACTTCTACATCGCCTACCGCGCGGCGGTGCGCGCCAAGGTCGACTGCATCCGGGTGACACAGGGACGACCCGAAGCGCGCGACGACGCCCGGGCACACCAAGACATCGCCCTCGCACACCTCCGGTTG
This region of Mycolicibacterium diernhoferi genomic DNA includes:
- a CDS encoding AAA family ATPase, whose amino-acid sequence is MNAAPDRLVQPVESMSPAAIHETHTGLVVLAGDRAYKVKKPVVTDFLNFAGTEAREYVCQREVSLNRRLAASSYLGVAHLVGLSDGPGEPVIVMRRHPDALCLATLVTGGRPVEADLDAIADLLARFHRAADRSHLIDMCATVDAVTDRWRENLAELRTHTADILPAGGVAELERLVDQFVSGRGDLFAQRIEAHRVIDGHGDLQASDIYCLPDGPALLDCLEFDDRLRFLDGIDDAAFLAMDLEFLGRKDLGDRFLDQYRRAADDRAPPALIHFYIAYRAAVRAKVDCIRVTQGRPEARDDARAHQDIALAHLRLGTVRLIIVGGGPGTGKSTLSQSLARDIEAQVLSTDDIRRELHQGGLIGGPAGTLQAGLYTPENVDRVYDEVCRRAKELLAGGHTVILDGTWRDPRHRRSAHEVADDLSVPVVEFVCTTTLDEAERRIAGRGPTSSDATAEMAAPLTPDLDDWVGAHRMDTSRPLSDSIAEAKQICCVGI